From the genome of Pukyongia salina, one region includes:
- a CDS encoding YdeI/OmpD-associated family protein has translation MDEKPELYFPRDIEWREWLHVNHTQFTQGVYLIFYKLEVGIPTMRWEEAVKVALCYGWIDSTVKSIGEGKRRQYFCPRNPRSTWSKLNKQYIDELEADGLIHESGWKIIQLAKEKGTWSAMDDVENLVIPEELKLAFEADPKAFENYNGFAPGYKKSYLSWLFQAKRPETREKRIKEIIRLCKANIKSRQ, from the coding sequence GTGGACGAAAAACCCGAATTGTATTTTCCCAGAGATATTGAATGGCGTGAATGGCTGCATGTTAATCACACGCAATTTACACAGGGGGTTTACCTTATCTTTTACAAACTGGAAGTAGGAATCCCCACCATGCGATGGGAAGAAGCGGTAAAGGTCGCTCTTTGCTATGGATGGATCGATAGCACCGTAAAAAGTATAGGAGAAGGCAAAAGGCGACAGTACTTTTGCCCTCGAAACCCGCGTAGTACCTGGAGTAAGTTAAATAAGCAATACATAGACGAATTAGAGGCAGACGGACTTATTCATGAAAGTGGATGGAAAATTATCCAACTAGCAAAAGAGAAAGGAACCTGGTCTGCCATGGATGACGTGGAAAACCTTGTTATTCCGGAGGAATTAAAATTGGCATTCGAGGCAGATCCCAAAGCTTTCGAAAATTATAATGGGTTCGCTCCGGGATATAAAAAAAGTTATCTCTCCTGGTTATTTCAGGCAAAACGACCGGAAACACGGGAAAAGCGAATCAAAGAGATCATCCGGCTTTGCAAGGCGAATATAAAATCCAGGCAATAG